The following proteins are co-located in the Rippkaea orientalis PCC 8801 genome:
- the recA gene encoding recombinase RecA: MAAITNNPDKEKALGLVLNQIERNFGKGSIMRLGDAARMRVETISSGSLTLDLALGGGLPQGRIIEIYGPESSGKTTLALHAIAEVQKAGGVAAFVDAEHALDPNYSNALGVDIDNLLVAQPDTGESALEIVDQLVRSAAVDIVVIDSVAALVPRAEIEGEMGDTQVGLQARLMSKALRKIAGNIGKSGCVVIFLNQLRQKIGVTYGSPEVTTGGNALKFYASVRLDIRRIQTLKKGSEGEYGIRAKVKVAKNKVAPPFRIAEFDIIFGKGISRMGCMLDLAEQTDVVNRKGAWYSYNGENISQGRDNAVKYLEDNPEVADTIERQVREKLELGSLNFAISQTDDNEEE; the protein is encoded by the coding sequence ATGGCTGCTATTACGAACAATCCTGACAAAGAAAAGGCATTAGGCTTAGTTCTTAATCAAATTGAGCGAAATTTCGGAAAAGGCTCAATTATGCGCCTGGGGGACGCGGCGCGGATGCGGGTAGAAACCATTTCTAGTGGTTCCTTAACCCTAGATTTAGCCTTGGGAGGAGGACTCCCCCAAGGACGTATTATCGAGATTTACGGGCCAGAAAGTTCCGGTAAAACCACCCTCGCCCTTCATGCGATCGCAGAAGTGCAAAAAGCCGGGGGTGTGGCGGCGTTTGTCGATGCAGAGCACGCCCTCGATCCTAACTATTCTAATGCGTTAGGAGTCGATATTGACAATTTATTGGTTGCTCAACCCGATACGGGAGAATCTGCCCTAGAAATCGTCGATCAGTTGGTGCGATCGGCCGCCGTTGATATCGTCGTCATCGACTCTGTAGCTGCCTTAGTCCCTCGCGCGGAAATTGAAGGGGAAATGGGGGATACTCAAGTTGGGTTACAAGCGCGTTTGATGAGTAAAGCCCTGCGGAAAATCGCAGGAAATATCGGAAAATCGGGCTGTGTGGTTATTTTTCTCAACCAATTGCGACAAAAAATCGGCGTAACCTATGGTAGTCCTGAAGTGACAACGGGGGGAAATGCCCTGAAATTTTATGCTTCCGTTCGCTTAGATATTCGCCGTATTCAAACCCTTAAAAAAGGCAGTGAGGGAGAGTATGGTATTCGCGCTAAAGTCAAAGTCGCTAAGAATAAAGTAGCCCCTCCGTTTCGCATTGCGGAGTTTGATATTATTTTTGGCAAAGGCATTTCTCGGATGGGTTGTATGTTAGATTTAGCCGAACAAACCGATGTGGTCAATCGCAAAGGGGCTTGGTATAGTTACAACGGAGAAAATATTTCCCAAGGGCGAGATAATGCGGTTAAATACCTCGAAGATAACCCAGAAGTTGCTGACACAATCGAGAGACAAGTTCGGGAAAAATTAGAGTTAGGTTCTTTGAATTTTGCCATTTCTCAAACCGACGATAACGAAGAGGAATAA
- a CDS encoding class I SAM-dependent methyltransferase → MNEEHRKNLMQNVKKLASEAQEDGDPTAWFEKLYLDANGDISKIPWAKMTPHPALEDWLIQTNFTYKNALVIGCGLGDDAEKLASIGASVTAFDISPRAISWCNTRFSHSSVNYVVADLLTLESRWKQSFDFVFESRTIQALPIDIRNKVINAVANLVSPGGTLLIVTRLRDTEDIPEGPPWAVSELELSQFHQLGFQEVSRTPYIDANQPTIKQASIEYQSVVL, encoded by the coding sequence ATGAATGAAGAACACCGAAAAAACTTAATGCAAAACGTTAAAAAATTAGCTTCTGAAGCACAGGAGGATGGCGATCCTACGGCGTGGTTTGAAAAATTATATCTAGATGCAAATGGGGATATTTCCAAAATTCCTTGGGCAAAAATGACTCCTCATCCTGCGTTAGAAGATTGGTTAATCCAAACTAATTTTACTTATAAAAACGCTTTAGTTATTGGTTGTGGACTGGGTGATGATGCTGAAAAATTAGCTAGTATTGGGGCAAGTGTGACTGCTTTTGATATTTCCCCTAGGGCTATTTCTTGGTGTAATACGAGGTTTTCTCACTCATCCGTTAATTATGTAGTAGCTGACTTATTAACTTTAGAGTCCAGGTGGAAACAGTCTTTTGATTTCGTGTTTGAATCACGAACTATTCAAGCATTACCAATTGATATTAGAAATAAAGTAATAAACGCAGTTGCTAATTTAGTTTCTCCTGGGGGAACTTTACTGATTGTCACTCGTTTAAGGGACACAGAAGATATTCCAGAAGGACCTCCTTGGGCTGTTTCTGAGTTAGAATTATCCCAATTTCATCAACTAGGATTTCAAGAAGTTTCTCGGACTCCCTATATTGATGCTAATCAACCAACGATTAAACAAGCAAGCATTGAATATCAAAGTGTAGTGTTGTAG
- a CDS encoding M1 family metallopeptidase has translation MSSQKFDTEDNNRKFELPGAKPNYNPDRPGQVNHIFLDLVIDIPNQCFSGTCTITLTPVRSGITQLTLDAVNLDIHSVLIDNISQPFDYDRQKLMVHLLKSTKTEPINIAIAYQVNQPKRGLYFVSPNQHYPDKPTQVWTQGEDEDSRFWFPCFDYPGQLATSEIRVKVPQQYTVISNGELIDTQTVGETKIYHWSQQQIHPTYLMTLAVGEFSKISDTCQGIPVNYYVEKGREEQAKLSMGKTPRMIEFFASKFGYPYPYPQYDQVCVDDFIFGGMENTSTTLLTDRCLLDERAAIDNQRTESLVAHELAHQWFGDLVVIKHWSHAWIKEGMASYAEVLWVEQEEGKDDAAYYLLGEARNYLEEDSSRYRRPIVTHIYREAIELYDRHLYEKGACVYQMIRSLLGDELFDQAIHTFVKDNAHKTVETIDLLRAIEKATGYNLLSLFDQYVFRGGHPDYQVNYSWDGDSNLAKLTVTQKQVKDKKNGDQADLFDLKIPVAFGYINQANSSKPFTLRIHEKQQSFYFPLEKKPDFISFDVSNTFLKTVELEYPIPELKAQLKHDPDPISRIYAAIAIAKKGGLEAVEALGESLTQDPFWGVRVEAAKQLGKVKLDQAGEALIKGLADDNAKVRRSVVESLSEIKTLSCYETLKSCLEKGDVSYYVEAATARSLGAILSGNLKQKEGEVIELLKQVLDTRSGWNEVVRSGAIGGLSQLKTSATAAEIISQYTKLGTPQPLRLAAIRALGTVSTGQTPDKLTEILEQLEGISLEDFFLTQVAITGALGQMETPKAISILQSLAERTPDGRVRRSAEEAIKKVQKKLGSDQGIKALREEVEKLQQENQDLKSRLAKLEAKN, from the coding sequence ATGAGTAGTCAAAAGTTTGATACTGAAGACAATAACCGTAAATTTGAGTTACCTGGGGCTAAACCTAATTATAACCCCGATCGCCCTGGACAAGTTAATCATATTTTTCTCGATTTAGTGATTGATATCCCGAACCAATGCTTTAGCGGAACTTGTACGATTACTTTAACTCCCGTTCGTTCTGGAATCACTCAATTAACCCTAGATGCTGTCAATTTAGACATTCACTCAGTATTAATTGATAATATCAGTCAACCCTTTGATTATGATCGACAAAAATTAATGGTTCATCTTTTAAAATCCACGAAAACAGAACCCATTAATATTGCGATCGCTTATCAAGTGAATCAACCCAAACGGGGATTATATTTTGTTAGTCCTAATCAACATTACCCTGATAAACCGACTCAAGTTTGGACGCAAGGAGAAGACGAAGACTCGCGTTTTTGGTTTCCTTGTTTTGACTATCCTGGACAACTAGCAACCTCAGAAATTCGTGTTAAAGTGCCTCAGCAATATACCGTTATTTCCAATGGCGAATTAATCGATACTCAGACGGTAGGAGAAACCAAAATTTATCACTGGTCGCAACAACAAATTCATCCCACCTATTTAATGACTTTAGCGGTCGGAGAATTTAGCAAAATTAGTGATACTTGTCAAGGGATTCCTGTTAACTATTATGTTGAAAAAGGACGGGAAGAGCAAGCTAAATTAAGCATGGGTAAAACCCCTCGCATGATTGAATTTTTTGCCTCAAAATTTGGCTATCCCTATCCCTATCCCCAATACGATCAAGTGTGTGTTGATGACTTCATTTTTGGGGGAATGGAAAATACTTCAACAACTCTATTAACCGACCGTTGTTTATTAGATGAAAGGGCAGCTATTGATAACCAAAGAACCGAGAGTTTAGTTGCTCATGAATTAGCCCATCAATGGTTCGGAGATTTAGTCGTTATTAAGCATTGGTCTCATGCGTGGATCAAAGAAGGAATGGCTTCCTACGCTGAAGTTTTATGGGTAGAACAGGAAGAAGGAAAAGACGATGCAGCTTACTATTTATTAGGGGAAGCGAGGAATTATTTAGAAGAAGATTCTTCCCGTTATCGTCGTCCGATTGTCACCCATATTTATCGAGAAGCCATTGAATTATATGATCGCCATTTGTATGAAAAAGGGGCTTGTGTTTATCAGATGATTCGCAGTCTTTTAGGTGATGAATTATTTGATCAAGCTATCCATACCTTTGTCAAAGATAATGCTCATAAAACCGTCGAAACCATCGACTTATTAAGGGCAATTGAAAAAGCCACAGGGTACAACTTATTATCTCTTTTTGATCAATACGTTTTTCGGGGAGGACATCCTGATTATCAAGTAAACTACAGTTGGGATGGGGACAGTAATTTAGCTAAATTAACTGTTACCCAAAAACAAGTTAAAGATAAGAAAAATGGTGATCAAGCAGATTTATTTGATCTCAAAATTCCGGTTGCTTTTGGCTATATCAATCAGGCTAATTCATCTAAACCTTTTACTCTTCGCATTCATGAGAAACAACAAAGTTTTTACTTTCCTTTGGAGAAAAAACCTGATTTTATTAGTTTTGATGTGAGCAATACGTTCCTAAAAACCGTTGAATTAGAGTATCCCATTCCAGAATTAAAAGCCCAACTTAAACATGATCCTGATCCCATTTCTCGGATTTATGCTGCCATTGCTATTGCTAAAAAAGGAGGACTAGAAGCAGTTGAAGCGTTAGGGGAAAGTTTAACCCAAGATCCCTTCTGGGGAGTCCGTGTTGAAGCAGCCAAACAGTTAGGAAAAGTCAAACTTGATCAAGCAGGAGAAGCGTTAATTAAAGGGTTAGCTGATGACAATGCAAAAGTCAGGCGATCAGTGGTAGAAAGTTTAAGTGAAATTAAAACCCTCTCTTGCTATGAAACCCTAAAATCCTGTTTAGAGAAAGGTGATGTAAGTTATTATGTAGAAGCGGCAACTGCTAGAAGTTTAGGAGCCATTTTATCTGGTAATTTAAAACAGAAAGAAGGAGAAGTCATTGAACTCCTAAAACAAGTTTTAGACACGCGATCTGGATGGAATGAAGTGGTGCGATCGGGCGCAATTGGAGGGTTAAGTCAACTCAAAACCTCTGCTACTGCTGCGGAGATTATTTCCCAATATACTAAGTTAGGAACTCCTCAACCTTTACGCTTAGCCGCTATTCGTGCACTAGGGACAGTTTCCACGGGACAAACTCCCGATAAATTAACCGAAATTCTCGAACAATTAGAGGGAATTTCCTTAGAAGATTTCTTCTTAACCCAAGTAGCAATAACGGGTGCATTAGGACAAATGGAAACGCCAAAAGCCATTAGTATTTTACAAAGTTTAGCCGAAAGAACTCCCGATGGAAGAGTGAGAAGATCGGCTGAAGAAGCCATTAAAAAAGTCCAGAAAAAATTGGGTTCTGATCAGGGAATAAAAGCTTTACGGGAGGAAGTGGAAAAACTGCAACAGGAAAACCAAGATCTCAAGAGTCGTTTAGCGAAATTAGAAGCAAAAAATTAG
- a CDS encoding ATP-dependent Clp protease proteolytic subunit, which translates to MEIKAVQSAYYGDTSFRTPPPDLESLMLKERIIYLGMPLFSSDDVKQQVGIDVTQLIIAQLLYLQFDDPDKPIYFYINSTGTSWYTGDAIGFETEAFAICDTMNYVKPPIHTICIGQAMGTAAMILSAGTKGCRASLPHATIVLNQNRSGARGQATDIQIRAKEVLSNKQTMLEIFSKNTGQPVEKIAKDTDRTFYLTPQQAKEYGLIDRVLESTKELPKPLTAVS; encoded by the coding sequence ATGGAGATTAAAGCCGTTCAATCTGCTTACTACGGAGATACTAGCTTCCGAACTCCCCCCCCAGATCTAGAGTCCTTAATGCTCAAAGAACGCATTATTTATCTGGGAATGCCCCTATTTTCTTCCGATGACGTGAAACAGCAAGTGGGAATCGATGTCACCCAATTGATTATCGCCCAACTTCTGTATTTACAATTCGATGATCCCGACAAACCCATTTACTTCTACATCAACTCCACGGGAACCTCTTGGTATACTGGAGATGCCATCGGCTTTGAAACCGAAGCCTTTGCCATCTGCGATACCATGAATTATGTCAAGCCACCCATCCACACCATTTGTATTGGACAAGCGATGGGAACTGCAGCCATGATTCTTTCAGCCGGAACCAAAGGCTGTCGCGCCAGTTTACCCCATGCTACCATTGTTCTCAATCAAAACCGATCAGGAGCTAGAGGTCAAGCCACAGATATTCAAATTCGGGCTAAAGAAGTGCTTTCTAATAAGCAAACGATGCTAGAAATTTTTTCAAAAAATACTGGACAGCCTGTTGAGAAAATTGCCAAAGATACCGATCGCACCTTCTATTTGACCCCCCAACAAGCCAAAGAATACGGCTTAATTGATCGTGTGTTAGAAAGTACCAAAGAACTGCCTAAACCCTTAACAGCAGTTAGTTAA
- a CDS encoding ATP-dependent Clp protease proteolytic subunit, whose product MPLGVPSVPYRLPGSQYERWIDIYTRLSQERIIFLGQEVTDGLANRIVAFLLYLDSEDPGKPIYLYINSPGGSVTAGMAIYDTMQYIKSDVITICVGLAASMGAFLLASGTPGKRLALPHARIMIHQPMGGTGRRQATDIQIEANEILRIRQQLNEILAHKTGQTIEKIQKDTDRDYYMSAEEAQAYGLIDKVIEDRTI is encoded by the coding sequence ATGCCTCTTGGTGTTCCTAGTGTTCCTTATCGTCTTCCTGGTAGTCAATACGAACGATGGATTGATATTTATACCCGTCTGAGTCAGGAGAGAATTATTTTTCTCGGTCAAGAAGTGACCGATGGTTTAGCCAATCGCATCGTGGCCTTTTTGTTATACCTTGATTCCGAAGATCCTGGCAAACCCATTTACTTGTATATCAACTCTCCAGGGGGATCAGTGACTGCGGGGATGGCTATCTACGATACCATGCAGTACATTAAGTCGGATGTTATTACCATTTGTGTCGGTTTAGCCGCTTCGATGGGGGCATTTTTGTTGGCTTCAGGAACCCCTGGAAAACGCTTAGCCCTTCCCCATGCGCGAATTATGATTCACCAACCGATGGGGGGAACAGGACGTAGACAAGCGACGGATATTCAAATTGAAGCCAATGAAATCCTTAGAATTCGTCAGCAATTAAACGAAATTTTGGCGCATAAAACAGGACAAACCATCGAGAAAATCCAAAAAGATACGGATCGGGATTATTATATGTCTGCTGAAGAAGCCCAAGCCTACGGTTTAATTGATAAAGTGATTGAAGATCGCACAATTTAA
- a CDS encoding DUF29 domain-containing protein, whose protein sequence is MSVITDLKTLYTVDDVQWLEEMIQLLKNHQFEALDLENLIEELEDLGSEKRNAVVSLLEQVMRHLLLLEYWTTEQENNSHHWQGEIYTFRVQLKRRLTTNLRNYLASELESIYQDALGYVKIKTQHKITFPQTCPYSLIQLLDIDWLPQ, encoded by the coding sequence ATGTCAGTTATTACGGATTTAAAAACGCTTTATACAGTTGATGATGTTCAATGGCTAGAGGAAATGATTCAATTACTTAAAAATCATCAATTTGAGGCATTAGATTTAGAGAATTTGATCGAGGAATTAGAAGACTTGGGAAGCGAAAAAAGAAATGCAGTTGTTAGTTTATTAGAACAGGTCATGAGACATCTATTATTACTGGAATATTGGACAACAGAGCAAGAAAACAATTCTCATCATTGGCAAGGTGAAATTTATACCTTTAGAGTTCAATTGAAACGACGATTAACGACTAATCTTAGGAATTATTTAGCGTCAGAATTAGAGTCTATCTATCAAGACGCATTAGGTTATGTCAAGATTAAAACTCAGCATAAGATCACTTTTCCCCAAACTTGTCCCTATAGTTTAATCCAACTCTTAGATATTGATTGGCTACCTCAATAA
- a CDS encoding ABC transporter ATP-binding protein, with protein MSNTVLDVRNLSVEFPQEGKPEPAIAVNNISFQLQKGEILGIVGESGSGKSVTSLAIMGLIPTPGKISEGEINFYASETPENLRKLKGDAKEWQEYRGAKIAMIFQEPMSSFNPVYTIGYQLAEAIKLHQKTIKNQQQANDQAINLLRKVKIFLSDKALENQYLIKLLISQNYQIASLNEEIENYIKRQNKFKDIVSNEQLEDLKNDYLVKKIGEQKNNYSGSVNEQIKNYIKQEKDAFLKRYPHELSGGQLQRVMIAMAISCNPTLLIADEPTTALDVTVQKEILILLRDLCKSEDYQDMSMIFISHDLGVINEIADKVVVMYQGEIVEQGDKNQILYYPQHKYTQGLLACRPRLESQLDRLPTVNDFLSNNHEKQLLNQVQSTVIASEKKENYIDTLVQKPEPLLTVKNLTVEFGKPGVFGLKKESVKAVDDISFEVYPGETLGLVGESGCGKSTLARTILRLIPCSKGEIYYVDEASNQRPIHQYSSGSKVLRRLRQEMQIVFQNPYNSLNPRLTIGQAIMEPMVIHNSGGNAKQRKERVNYLLETVGLQADWINRYPHEFSGGQRQRVCIARALALNPRFIICDESVSALDVSVQAQVLNLLKDLQEEFKLTYIFISHDLSVVRFMSDRIMVMNKGKIEELGSAENIINNPIKDYTKKLISSIPQFPDDLSWLEQGIGNISF; from the coding sequence ATGAGTAATACTGTTCTCGATGTTCGCAACCTGAGTGTTGAGTTTCCCCAAGAAGGAAAACCTGAACCTGCTATTGCAGTGAATAACATTAGTTTTCAACTGCAAAAAGGAGAAATTTTAGGCATTGTCGGAGAATCGGGTTCAGGAAAATCTGTGACTTCTCTAGCCATTATGGGATTAATTCCTACCCCTGGCAAAATTAGTGAAGGAGAGATTAATTTTTATGCGTCTGAAACTCCAGAAAACCTGAGAAAACTTAAAGGAGATGCGAAAGAATGGCAAGAGTATCGCGGTGCAAAAATTGCTATGATTTTCCAAGAACCCATGAGTTCTTTTAATCCGGTTTATACGATTGGTTATCAATTAGCAGAAGCGATTAAACTACATCAAAAGACTATTAAAAATCAGCAACAAGCCAACGATCAAGCAATTAATCTTTTACGAAAAGTTAAAATTTTCCTCAGTGATAAAGCCTTAGAAAATCAATATTTAATCAAACTTCTTATTTCTCAAAATTATCAAATAGCTTCTTTAAATGAAGAAATAGAAAACTATATAAAACGGCAAAATAAATTCAAAGATATTGTTAGTAATGAACAATTAGAAGATTTAAAGAATGATTATTTAGTCAAAAAAATTGGAGAGCAAAAAAACAATTATTCTGGCTCTGTCAACGAACAGATAAAAAATTATATCAAACAGGAAAAAGACGCTTTTCTTAAACGATATCCCCATGAACTATCCGGAGGACAATTACAACGGGTTATGATTGCCATGGCAATTTCTTGTAACCCTACTTTGTTAATTGCCGATGAACCAACAACTGCTCTTGATGTTACCGTACAAAAAGAAATTTTAATCCTGCTGCGAGATTTATGTAAAAGTGAAGACTATCAAGATATGTCCATGATTTTCATTTCCCATGACTTAGGCGTTATTAATGAGATTGCTGATAAAGTCGTGGTAATGTATCAAGGAGAAATTGTTGAACAAGGGGATAAAAATCAAATTCTCTATTATCCTCAACACAAATATACTCAAGGATTATTAGCTTGTCGTCCTCGCTTAGAATCTCAATTAGATCGATTACCAACGGTTAATGATTTCCTCTCTAATAATCATGAGAAACAGTTACTAAATCAAGTTCAATCTACAGTTATTGCGTCTGAAAAAAAAGAAAATTATATTGATACTTTAGTCCAAAAACCTGAACCTTTATTAACCGTTAAAAATTTAACCGTCGAGTTTGGAAAACCTGGAGTTTTTGGACTCAAGAAAGAGAGTGTTAAGGCTGTTGATGATATCAGCTTTGAGGTTTATCCAGGGGAAACATTAGGATTAGTGGGAGAATCTGGGTGTGGAAAATCAACCTTAGCACGGACAATTTTACGCTTAATTCCCTGTAGTAAAGGAGAGATTTATTACGTCGATGAAGCTTCTAATCAACGTCCTATTCATCAATATTCTAGTGGTAGTAAAGTCTTGCGTCGTTTACGGCAAGAAATGCAAATTGTTTTCCAAAACCCCTATAATTCTCTGAACCCTCGTTTAACCATAGGACAAGCCATAATGGAACCCATGGTTATTCATAATAGTGGAGGAAATGCTAAACAAAGGAAAGAACGAGTTAATTATTTATTAGAAACCGTAGGGTTACAAGCTGATTGGATTAACCGTTATCCCCATGAATTTTCGGGAGGACAAAGACAACGGGTTTGTATTGCCAGGGCACTTGCCTTGAATCCTCGGTTTATTATTTGTGATGAGTCGGTATCTGCTTTGGATGTCTCGGTACAAGCGCAGGTGTTAAATTTATTAAAAGATTTACAAGAAGAATTTAAGTTAACCTATATCTTTATTTCCCATGATTTAAGTGTCGTTAGATTTATGAGCGATCGCATTATGGTTATGAACAAAGGTAAAATAGAAGAACTTGGTTCTGCTGAGAATATTATTAACAATCCTATTAAAGATTATACTAAAAAATTAATCAGTTCTATTCCCCAATTCCCTGATGATCTTTCTTGGTTAGAACAGGGTATCGGCAACATCAGTTTTTAG